The following are from one region of the Escherichia sp. E4742 genome:
- the traD gene encoding type IV conjugative transfer system coupling protein TraD — MSNRYVIEALLRPAVELNTAVVAATAAGVCVTAPWAVALAPSVSYATAAGFGVLAAVRFRQGMKVIRYRRNLRRLPRYVMSTRQIPVSRQRLFLGRGFRWTQKHTQRLQDTLRPEVARYLQPGWLYRMARQLELKTEHTVPRLGQLLRKDSPLNPVRPLPPVGGNPALHGIEPDEQDVTLALGERVGHTIVYGTTRVGKTRLAELLVTQDIRRGEVTIVFDPKGDADLLLRVWAEAHRAGRGDELYIFHLGWPEISARYNAVGRFGRVSEVATRVAGQLSGEGNSAAFREFAWRFVNIIARALVALGERPDYTLIMRYVNNIADLYIRYAGKVVSEQMPELESAILNNMNVLGENDVPRTMQNQPDAVRIWAIEVALSSEAGKKLYDPILDGLRSAVRYDRTYFDKIVASLLPLLEKLTTGKTAELLAPDYLDMSDTRPVFDWEQVIRKKAVVYIGLDALSDSEVASAVGNSMFADLVSVAGHIYKHGMNAGLPGAGESKNVVNLHCDEFNELMGDEFIPLINKGGGAGMQVTAYTQTSSDIEARIGNAAKTAQVQGNFNNMIMLRVRENRTAELLTSQLPQVEIYTKTLVSGHQDTADVTSGQDFTSSTQDRVGTVKVPLLEPADIVTLPKGQAFALLEGGQLWKIRMPLPAPDKDDALMPESIAKVAEAMRRHYHTGEGWWHEAPAVNVPEGDGHG, encoded by the coding sequence ATGAGTAATCGTTATGTCATTGAGGCTTTGCTGCGACCGGCGGTGGAGCTGAACACTGCCGTGGTGGCGGCAACGGCGGCCGGTGTCTGTGTGACAGCGCCCTGGGCGGTGGCGCTCGCGCCGTCGGTCAGTTATGCCACTGCTGCCGGTTTTGGTGTTCTGGCAGCGGTCCGTTTTCGCCAGGGAATGAAGGTCATCCGCTACCGTCGCAATCTGCGGCGTCTGCCCCGTTATGTGATGAGTACCCGGCAGATACCCGTGAGCCGTCAGCGCCTTTTTCTGGGCCGGGGATTTCGCTGGACACAGAAACACACCCAGCGCCTTCAGGATACGTTGCGCCCGGAGGTGGCCAGGTACCTTCAGCCGGGCTGGCTGTACCGGATGGCCCGTCAGCTTGAGCTGAAAACGGAGCATACCGTCCCCCGTCTGGGGCAGCTTTTGCGCAAGGACTCTCCGCTGAATCCGGTACGCCCCCTGCCGCCAGTGGGCGGGAATCCGGCACTGCATGGTATTGAACCGGATGAACAGGATGTGACGCTGGCGCTGGGAGAGCGGGTGGGACATACCATTGTTTATGGTACCACCCGTGTCGGTAAAACCCGGCTGGCAGAGCTGCTGGTCACACAGGATATCCGCCGGGGAGAGGTCACCATTGTCTTTGACCCCAAAGGGGATGCTGACCTGTTGCTGCGTGTCTGGGCAGAAGCACACCGGGCCGGCAGGGGCGATGAGCTTTATATCTTTCATCTGGGCTGGCCGGAAATCTCTGCGCGTTATAACGCAGTGGGGCGTTTTGGCCGGGTATCGGAAGTGGCCACCCGTGTGGCGGGACAGTTGTCCGGTGAAGGCAACAGTGCTGCTTTCCGGGAGTTTGCCTGGCGTTTTGTCAATATCATTGCCCGCGCCCTGGTGGCGCTGGGAGAACGCCCGGATTACACGCTGATTATGCGCTATGTGAATAATATTGCTGACCTCTATATTCGCTATGCCGGAAAGGTGGTCAGTGAACAGATGCCGGAACTGGAAAGCGCCATTCTGAATAACATGAATGTGCTGGGTGAGAATGATGTGCCCCGGACCATGCAGAACCAGCCGGATGCTGTGCGTATCTGGGCCATTGAGGTGGCGCTCAGCAGTGAAGCCGGGAAGAAACTTTATGACCCGATACTGGATGGTCTGCGAAGTGCGGTACGTTATGACCGGACCTATTTCGATAAAATCGTGGCATCCCTGCTGCCGTTGCTGGAAAAACTGACCACCGGAAAGACGGCAGAGCTGCTGGCACCGGACTACCTGGATATGAGCGATACCCGTCCCGTGTTTGACTGGGAGCAGGTGATACGTAAAAAGGCGGTGGTGTATATCGGTCTTGATGCACTCAGTGACAGTGAAGTGGCCAGTGCCGTGGGAAACTCCATGTTTGCAGACCTGGTGAGTGTGGCCGGACATATCTACAAACACGGTATGAATGCCGGATTGCCCGGTGCCGGGGAGAGTAAAAATGTGGTCAACCTGCACTGTGATGAGTTCAACGAACTGATGGGCGATGAATTTATTCCGCTCATCAACAAGGGCGGTGGTGCCGGTATGCAGGTGACGGCGTATACCCAGACGTCTTCGGATATTGAAGCCCGCATCGGTAATGCGGCTAAAACTGCCCAGGTACAGGGTAACTTCAATAACATGATTATGCTGCGCGTCAGGGAGAACAGGACGGCAGAGCTGCTGACCAGTCAGCTGCCTCAGGTGGAGATTTACACCAAAACACTGGTGTCTGGACATCAGGATACCGCCGATGTGACGTCCGGACAGGATTTCACCTCCAGCACTCAGGACCGCGTTGGTACAGTAAAGGTTCCCTTACTGGAGCCGGCGGATATCGTCACCCTGCCAAAGGGGCAGGCATTTGCCCTGCTGGAAGGCGGACAGTTGTGGAAAATCCGGATGCCGCTGCCGGCACCGGATAAGGACGATGCGCTGATGCCGGAGAGCATTGCAAAAGTGGCTGAAGCCATGCGGCGTCATTACCACACCGGAGAGGGATGGTGGCATGAAGCCCCGGCCGTGAATGTGCCGGAAGGAGACGGACATGGCTGA
- a CDS encoding outer membrane beta-barrel protein, protein MYALYKNTTGMHTDDFITTANASEQKHSISAGIGVTDGAYTGAGINLKYRYEFNEKWGAGFSYTGIASLMPGIIVNSAGGYDAFSVGPFYRISPSLSIYALAGIASAEQEEQWITGNTINHKDRGAMGALGLQINPWQSVVIDASWEYSRLLGENNNTWILGIGYRF, encoded by the coding sequence GTGTATGCGCTATATAAAAATACTACTGGTATGCACACTGATGATTTTATCACCACAGCCAATGCCAGTGAGCAAAAACATTCCATATCCGCAGGCATCGGCGTAACTGACGGTGCATATACCGGAGCAGGAATAAACCTCAAATATCGTTATGAATTTAATGAGAAATGGGGAGCGGGCTTTTCATATACGGGCATAGCCAGTTTAATGCCCGGAATAATAGTTAACAGTGCCGGCGGCTATGATGCCTTTTCAGTGGGCCCCTTTTACCGTATTTCTCCGTCCCTCAGTATTTATGCTCTTGCAGGAATAGCCTCTGCAGAACAGGAAGAACAGTGGATAACAGGAAATACCATCAATCATAAAGACAGAGGGGCAATGGGCGCTCTCGGTTTACAGATAAATCCGTGGCAAAGCGTTGTTATCGATGCCTCATGGGAGTATTCCCGTCTGCTGGGCGAGAATAATAATACCTGGATACTGGGTATTGGATACCGGTTCTGA
- a CDS encoding omptin family outer membrane protease, whose translation MQLKQLILVLCAPTAFAVQASTAPALFTPEKVSTDISLGTLSGKTKERVYSSRDGSKLSQLDWKYNNAAILKGALNWDVTPWTTFSAAGWSTIGQRGGFMTDTDWEGVDTNDWTARSWHPNTRLKYANEWDLNIKGWFLNEPDYRLGIMAGYQESRYSFNATGGPWVDTNFETGEQISGTDPLDRKSIGYTQRFRMPYIGLTGSYRYGNVEFGGAFKYSSWVRSSDNDEHYLRTTTFRGSIKNQNYYSVTANAGYYITPNARVYVEGTWNRITNKKGDATQYNYGDGTFDKNPGGMGIENYNFIATAGLKYTF comes from the coding sequence ATGCAATTAAAACAGCTTATTCTTGTACTCTGCGCCCCCACCGCTTTTGCCGTGCAGGCCAGTACCGCCCCTGCTCTCTTTACTCCTGAAAAAGTCAGCACAGACATCAGCCTGGGCACTCTGAGCGGTAAAACAAAAGAACGGGTTTACTCTTCCCGGGATGGCAGCAAACTTAGCCAGCTGGACTGGAAATACAATAACGCCGCCATTTTAAAAGGAGCCCTTAACTGGGATGTTACGCCATGGACGACATTCAGCGCCGCCGGGTGGTCCACTATTGGTCAGCGTGGTGGTTTCATGACCGATACCGACTGGGAGGGTGTAGATACAAACGACTGGACAGCCCGCAGCTGGCACCCCAACACCCGATTAAAATATGCCAATGAATGGGACCTGAATATCAAAGGCTGGTTTTTAAACGAACCGGATTATCGCCTTGGCATAATGGCAGGCTATCAGGAAAGCCGTTACAGTTTTAACGCGACGGGCGGCCCCTGGGTTGACACAAATTTTGAGACCGGTGAACAAATCAGTGGCACTGACCCACTGGACAGAAAAAGCATTGGTTATACACAACGCTTCAGAATGCCTTATATCGGGCTGACAGGAAGTTATCGTTACGGCAATGTTGAATTTGGCGGCGCGTTTAAATACAGCAGCTGGGTACGTTCATCCGATAACGATGAGCATTATTTGAGAACCACAACATTCAGAGGGAGTATAAAAAATCAGAACTATTATTCTGTTACAGCAAATGCCGGATATTATATCACTCCGAATGCCAGAGTTTATGTGGAAGGGACCTGGAATCGTATCACAAACAAAAAAGGCGATGCCACACAATATAATTATGGAGACGGAACATTCGATAAAAACCCGGGAGGGATGGGCATAGAAAACTATAACTTCATCGCCACCGCAGGTCTGAAATACACGTTCTGA
- a CDS encoding DUF1093 domain-containing protein, with product MIEAYSATGTEKSLEFTTSHVLRPGAHLQIYVRDDDVISWEEIPLHAIPPDARKQLRENPSL from the coding sequence CTGATCGAAGCTTATTCCGCCACCGGCACAGAAAAATCACTGGAGTTTACAACCAGCCATGTATTAAGACCCGGCGCCCATCTTCAGATTTATGTGCGTGACGACGACGTTATCTCCTGGGAAGAGATACCGCTCCATGCCATTCCACCAGATGCACGAAAACAACTGAGAGAAAATCCTTCTCTGTAA